One window of the Allorhizobium ampelinum S4 genome contains the following:
- a CDS encoding methyl-accepting chemotaxis protein has translation MRIISALPFKVLLTSLGIVPLLAAIVLGAILSWEAWENYTKTSKAVTLEQLARAGGNLLLVMPLEGAAPPAARTEARATSDAAYAKVVSAYDDAISAGYDDAILNGLKNRLVDSFAKIGEFRSAVDADRVDPIMPLKYLQPISAMGMELAGRAANLVDDRLLSQGIQGYYSLLQVNDSYLIINRIGQVYTQKGTLSPEESARFHAGFNKAMIYLKPMQQFLPKPLNDQYDQFWRGSDVAPVQNAVDAMAVGRTYTPATGDLDTWNTIMAKRRDFVANLIKSTSQDLGAFADAQLSDARNSLYFMVTALGILVLVTALFSISVLRILSNAIRRISGRMTGLAEGDKVTTIPYLDRKDEIGDIAHSVEVFRQAALRNDELERSAQENRRLAEIEREEMQAKAEAEANERLARATGALASGLRQLAAGDLLCEIQEQFAPQFEALRHDFNTSVNQLRSVLISVGISATGVRNGSGEISDASNDLSKRTETQAASLEQTAAALEEITANVKATSLRTGQARDLVRDARGRADKSSNVVGNAVTAMGRIENASRQIVQIIGVIDEIAFQTNLLALNAGVEAARAGEAGKGFAVVAQEVRELAQRSANAAKEIKQLIGNSEVAVSEGVKLVHDTGEGLGAIAQVVEEINAHMDAIATAAQEQSVGLGEVNVAVNHMDQATQQNAAMVEEMNAAGAGLADEAAKLSELLANFKTGHQNSGRATISSGRADFARQRVA, from the coding sequence ATGCGAATTATTTCGGCTTTGCCGTTTAAGGTGCTTTTGACGAGCCTTGGGATCGTGCCTTTATTGGCAGCGATCGTGCTGGGTGCGATCCTGAGCTGGGAGGCCTGGGAAAACTATACGAAAACGTCCAAGGCCGTGACTCTGGAGCAACTGGCACGGGCCGGGGGCAATCTGTTGTTGGTCATGCCCCTGGAGGGCGCGGCGCCGCCGGCAGCCAGGACTGAGGCGCGGGCAACATCGGATGCGGCCTATGCGAAGGTGGTGAGCGCCTATGACGACGCCATCTCCGCTGGCTATGATGATGCAATCCTGAACGGCCTGAAGAACCGGCTTGTTGATTCTTTCGCCAAGATCGGCGAATTCCGGTCCGCTGTCGATGCCGATCGCGTTGACCCGATCATGCCGCTGAAATATCTCCAGCCTATTTCCGCCATGGGAATGGAATTGGCCGGCCGCGCTGCCAATCTCGTTGATGATCGCCTCCTGTCACAAGGCATCCAGGGCTATTATTCCTTGTTGCAGGTCAACGATTCCTATCTGATCATCAACCGGATCGGCCAGGTTTATACCCAAAAAGGCACGCTTTCTCCAGAAGAGTCGGCCCGTTTCCATGCTGGTTTCAATAAGGCCATGATCTACTTGAAGCCGATGCAGCAATTCCTGCCCAAGCCGTTGAACGATCAGTACGACCAGTTCTGGCGAGGAAGCGATGTCGCGCCTGTCCAGAACGCCGTAGATGCGATGGCCGTGGGTCGTACCTATACCCCCGCCACAGGCGATCTCGACACCTGGAACACCATCATGGCCAAGCGACGGGATTTCGTTGCCAACCTGATCAAATCCACGTCGCAGGATCTGGGCGCATTTGCCGATGCGCAGCTGTCGGACGCGCGTAACTCCCTCTATTTCATGGTGACGGCCCTCGGCATCCTGGTTTTGGTCACCGCGCTGTTCAGCATTTCGGTCCTGCGGATTCTTTCGAATGCCATTCGCCGGATATCGGGCCGGATGACCGGCCTGGCCGAGGGGGACAAGGTCACCACTATTCCCTATCTTGACCGCAAAGATGAGATCGGCGACATCGCCCACTCCGTCGAGGTGTTCCGCCAGGCGGCACTTCGCAACGATGAATTGGAACGGTCGGCCCAGGAAAACCGCCGTCTTGCCGAAATAGAGCGCGAGGAAATGCAGGCCAAGGCCGAGGCCGAGGCAAATGAGCGTCTCGCCCGCGCCACCGGTGCCCTGGCCTCAGGGCTGCGCCAGCTGGCAGCGGGTGATTTGCTCTGCGAAATCCAGGAGCAGTTTGCACCGCAATTTGAGGCATTGAGGCATGACTTCAATACATCGGTCAACCAGCTGCGCTCCGTTCTGATTTCCGTCGGCATATCCGCGACTGGCGTGCGCAACGGCAGCGGTGAAATTTCCGATGCCTCCAATGATCTTTCCAAGCGGACCGAAACCCAGGCAGCCTCACTGGAGCAGACAGCCGCGGCTCTGGAAGAAATCACCGCCAATGTGAAGGCGACCTCGCTGCGAACCGGCCAGGCCCGTGATCTCGTTCGGGATGCTCGCGGCCGTGCCGACAAGTCCAGCAACGTGGTCGGCAATGCGGTAACCGCGATGGGCCGGATCGAGAATGCGTCTCGGCAGATTGTCCAGATCATTGGCGTGATCGATGAAATCGCGTTCCAGACCAATCTCCTGGCGCTCAATGCCGGTGTTGAGGCAGCGCGAGCTGGAGAAGCGGGCAAGGGCTTTGCGGTCGTTGCTCAGGAAGTACGCGAGCTTGCCCAACGTTCCGCCAATGCGGCAAAGGAAATCAAACAGCTGATCGGAAATTCTGAAGTTGCGGTTTCCGAGGGAGTCAAGCTGGTCCACGATACCGGTGAGGGCCTGGGTGCCATCGCGCAGGTGGTCGAGGAGATTAATGCACATATGGATGCCATCGCGACAGCCGCCCAGGAGCAATCGGTGGGGCTTGGCGAAGTCAATGTCGCCGTCAATCATATGGATCAGGCCACGCAACAGAATGCCGCAATGGTCGAAGAGATGAATGCTGCCGGTGCAGGGCTTGCCGATGAAGCAGCCAAGCTCTCGGAACTGCTGGCGAATTTCAAGACAGGCCACCAGAACTCCGGTCGTGCTACGATCTCTTCCGGACGGGCGGATTTCGCGCGCCAGCGGGTCGCCTAG
- the metF gene encoding methylenetetrahydrofolate reductase [NAD(P)H], with translation MAHTSSKRDQARPFKLSFEFFPPKSEEMEAQLWATVDELTGWAPEFVSVTYGAGGTTKAPTLAAVRRLLAETPLATASHLTCVGATREEIAQVVEDFRAVGVKHFVALRGDPPTGVGSAYQPHPGGFENAAALVKGLKELGDFEISVSAYPEKHPESADLAMDLDMLKRKVDNGATRALTQFFFDNDIFERYLDKVRAAGISIPIVPGIMPILNLTQLKRFAGMCGTSVPAMLDQRFEGLDDKPTERASVAAALAAEQIADLQARGIDEFHIYTMNRAPLVNATLERLGLQRSDTAAADRAGVVA, from the coding sequence ATGGCACACACATCTTCCAAAAGAGATCAGGCACGGCCCTTCAAGCTGTCCTTTGAATTCTTCCCGCCGAAATCCGAGGAGATGGAAGCTCAGCTCTGGGCAACGGTCGATGAGCTGACCGGCTGGGCGCCGGAATTCGTCTCGGTTACCTACGGCGCTGGCGGCACCACCAAGGCGCCGACCCTGGCCGCTGTGCGCCGCTTGCTGGCGGAAACGCCACTCGCCACCGCATCGCATCTCACATGCGTCGGTGCGACACGCGAGGAAATCGCCCAGGTGGTCGAAGACTTTCGGGCGGTTGGCGTCAAGCATTTCGTGGCGCTGCGTGGCGATCCACCGACCGGTGTCGGTTCGGCCTATCAACCCCATCCGGGTGGTTTTGAGAATGCGGCAGCCTTGGTGAAGGGCTTGAAAGAGCTTGGAGATTTCGAGATCTCTGTCTCCGCCTATCCGGAAAAGCATCCGGAAAGCGCCGATCTCGCTATGGATCTCGACATGTTGAAACGCAAGGTCGACAATGGCGCGACCCGGGCGCTCACCCAATTTTTCTTCGATAACGATATTTTCGAACGCTATCTCGACAAGGTACGGGCCGCCGGGATCAGCATTCCTATCGTGCCGGGCATCATGCCGATCCTCAACCTCACCCAGTTGAAGCGCTTTGCTGGAATGTGCGGCACATCCGTTCCCGCCATGCTGGACCAGCGTTTCGAAGGGCTGGACGACAAACCCACTGAGCGCGCCAGTGTCGCTGCGGCACTGGCTGCCGAGCAGATCGCCGACCTGCAGGCGCGCGGTATCGACGAATTCCATATCTATACGATGAACCGGGCCCCGCTGGTCAATGCCACGCTGGAACGGCTGGGATTGCAGCGCTCTGATACCGCAGCCGCCGACCGGGCAGGGGTTGTGGCGTAA
- a CDS encoding ArsR/SmtB family transcription factor, whose translation MSFTLDGLVDLLKAAGEPTRLRLLALLAAGDLTVSDLTDILGQSQPRISRHLKLLAEAELVDRYQEGAWAYFRLKQEGAAGDLARHLLAVASTSDPVLARDGERLGAVKRARAEKAQAYFSRNAAEWDELRRLHINDREVEDALVKLIGEDTVEALLDLGTGTGRILQLLESRYQRAVGIDASRDMLAVARVNLDKAGVAKAAVRQGDILNLPLDGGEFDVVIIHQVLHFLVEPELALNEAARMLKPGGRLVIIDLAPHKLEHLREDHAHVRLGFSHQLMAGWLVKTGFDVTNAIDIAPNHRDGEALTATIWLATYGQATASVAQQAARAGVY comes from the coding sequence ATGTCTTTTACATTGGACGGTCTGGTCGATCTTCTCAAGGCTGCAGGTGAACCCACCCGCCTGCGTCTGCTGGCGCTTCTGGCGGCGGGAGATCTGACCGTATCTGACCTGACCGACATTCTCGGTCAATCCCAGCCGCGTATCTCGCGCCATCTCAAGCTTCTTGCTGAGGCGGAATTGGTGGATCGTTACCAGGAAGGTGCCTGGGCCTATTTTCGTTTGAAGCAGGAAGGGGCTGCGGGCGATCTCGCGCGTCATCTGCTGGCGGTTGCTTCCACGTCCGATCCTGTTTTAGCGCGTGACGGCGAGCGGCTTGGAGCGGTCAAACGGGCGCGGGCGGAAAAGGCACAGGCCTATTTCAGTCGCAACGCCGCTGAATGGGACGAGTTGCGCCGGCTGCATATCAATGACCGCGAGGTCGAAGATGCACTGGTGAAGCTGATCGGCGAAGACACAGTCGAGGCTTTGCTGGATCTTGGCACCGGGACCGGGCGTATCCTGCAATTGCTGGAAAGCCGCTATCAACGGGCGGTGGGTATCGATGCCAGCCGCGACATGCTGGCGGTTGCCCGGGTCAATCTCGATAAGGCTGGTGTGGCCAAGGCTGCCGTACGCCAAGGGGATATTCTCAATCTGCCGCTGGATGGTGGCGAGTTCGATGTGGTGATCATTCATCAGGTGCTGCATTTCCTGGTGGAGCCGGAGCTGGCGCTGAATGAAGCGGCGCGTATGCTGAAGCCCGGCGGGCGGCTGGTGATCATTGATCTTGCCCCGCATAAGCTGGAGCATTTGCGCGAAGATCATGCGCATGTGCGGTTGGGCTTTTCCCATCAGTTAATGGCGGGCTGGCTCGTCAAGACAGGTTTTGACGTCACAAACGCAATCGATATTGCGCCGAACCATAGGGATGGGGAGGCGCTTACAGCAACAATCTGGCTGGCGACCTATGGTCAAGCCACAGCATCCGTGGCGCAACAGGCCGCGCGGGCGGGAGTTTACTGA